The following are encoded together in the Thermococcus sibiricus MM 739 genome:
- a CDS encoding DUF1102 domain-containing protein, which produces MRKIFKFTVLPIILVMMFFAWGVFVVKPIPVVLAVDDSVSVSIENPLPPYAYLSGGYLKIDISNQSPLYPGFGEGLSPNSVYVFNNVFEIYNNESETGFSEICVVISSPVSVIGLFVSPYTGTWNQSIEFEVLANQSVNLGMRFDTTGLPLGDYNQNITIQAFGGSCE; this is translated from the coding sequence GTGAGAAAAATATTCAAATTTACTGTCCTGCCGATCATATTAGTCATGATGTTTTTTGCCTGGGGAGTTTTTGTTGTGAAGCCGATTCCCGTTGTTCTTGCTGTTGATGATAGTGTCTCAGTTTCTATTGAAAATCCTCTTCCGCCATATGCTTATCTGAGTGGAGGATATTTGAAAATTGATATAAGCAATCAAAGTCCCCTTTATCCGGGTTTTGGAGAGGGTCTATCCCCGAACTCAGTTTATGTCTTTAATAATGTCTTCGAGATATATAACAACGAAAGCGAGACCGGTTTTAGCGAAATATGTGTGGTTATAAGTTCACCCGTCTCGGTCATTGGTTTATTTGTAAGTCCTTATACTGGGACTTGGAATCAAAGTATAGAGTTTGAAGTCCTAGCAAACCAGAGCGTAAATTTGGGAATGCGGTTCGACACTACAGGATTGCCCTTGGGAGATTACAATCAAAACATCACGATACAGGCTTTTGGAGGCTCTTGCGAATGA
- a CDS encoding DUF1102 domain-containing protein, which produces MKKILGIFMLIAGIVIAVTASSASFAYFEADREIHLAIVPDDNELIDLVPLQPYAYINSNGMLVIDLSSANGNWEEGLGEGVSPDSIYVFEHVFGVSNHLWENVTICMNIEYSGSGAISFFEGEYTNETVGVDTLHVTILPGETAEIGMIIDSEGLDDGDALSGTLNFDAKLGECPVVG; this is translated from the coding sequence ATGAAGAAGATACTAGGAATCTTTATGTTGATTGCAGGAATAGTCATTGCCGTTACAGCCAGCAGTGCAAGCTTTGCATACTTTGAGGCGGACAGAGAGATTCATTTAGCAATTGTTCCAGATGACAATGAGCTAATAGACTTAGTACCCCTCCAGCCTTATGCGTACATAAACTCCAATGGAATGCTCGTAATTGATTTGAGCTCAGCCAACGGGAACTGGGAAGAAGGTCTTGGAGAAGGTGTAAGCCCAGACTCAATTTACGTGTTTGAGCATGTTTTTGGCGTGAGCAACCACCTTTGGGAAAACGTCACTATTTGTATGAACATTGAGTACAGTGGAAGTGGAGCAATTAGCTTCTTTGAAGGAGAATACACAAACGAGACTGTTGGAGTAGATACGCTCCACGTTACTATTCTTCCAGGAGAAACTGCAGAGATCGGAATGATCATTGACAGCGAAGGCTTGGACGATGGTGATGCGTTAAGCGGGACTTTAAACTTCGATGCAAAACTCGGTGAATGTCCAGTGGTGGGATGA
- a CDS encoding DUF1102 domain-containing protein, which translates to MKKVLALGMLGLLVAFAMALGTSATFRDYRSQRSVHVSVVADDVELIDLHPGQPYAYINDRGKLVIDFSVENPNWPGYIDSPYYIPNWTGGLGISPQSRYNFDHVFYVSNHLWEQTSIVVQVISSDPGTFSFYDNTKNMYVTGTTTKPYNSDTADGDVCFVLQPGEELGVGMEIAGGERGDFYGNVTIKAWPLGEAPIQCGVKT; encoded by the coding sequence TTGAAAAAAGTTTTAGCACTTGGAATGTTAGGCCTGTTAGTGGCCTTTGCAATGGCCCTTGGCACTAGTGCAACGTTCAGAGACTACAGGTCTCAAAGAAGTGTCCACGTTAGTGTAGTTGCAGATGATGTTGAGCTTATTGATCTGCATCCGGGCCAACCATATGCTTACATAAATGATAGAGGAAAGCTCGTTATAGACTTCTCTGTCGAAAATCCAAACTGGCCGGGATATATAGACTCACCGTACTACATCCCCAATTGGACAGGAGGTCTTGGAATAAGTCCACAATCAAGGTACAACTTTGATCACGTGTTCTATGTAAGCAATCACCTTTGGGAACAAACGTCTATAGTTGTTCAGGTTATTTCATCTGACCCGGGTACATTCTCATTCTACGACAACACCAAGAATATGTACGTAACGGGTACTACAACTAAGCCGTACAACTCAGATACTGCAGATGGAGACGTCTGTTTCGTCTTGCAACCGGGAGAAGAACTCGGTGTTGGGATGGAAATAGCAGGCGGAGAGCGCGGTGACTTCTATGGAAACGTGACGATTAAAGCATGGCCATTAGGAGAAGCACCAATTCAGTGTGGGGTGAAAACATGA
- a CDS encoding DUF7344 domain-containing protein — protein MKSSDAMTPSSMILGNARRMLLVRYLQSCDGKADLRDIVDFIAKEEGKVDRRHRKSVYVSLVQTHIPKMERAGMIRFDHHVVTLLKIPENVDVYMEMVEKHDISWSAFYAAISVIFGITGLWFNNIPLVIVSGIYLILSIIQHFKTYKVFSSGNSEE, from the coding sequence ATGAAAAGTAGTGACGCAATGACTCCTTCTTCAATGATATTGGGCAATGCAAGGAGGATGCTTCTTGTAAGATACCTCCAGAGCTGTGATGGTAAGGCTGATTTAAGGGATATTGTCGATTTCATAGCTAAGGAAGAAGGAAAAGTTGATAGAAGACATAGAAAGAGTGTTTATGTCAGCTTAGTTCAAACACACATTCCAAAAATGGAGCGAGCAGGGATGATCAGATTTGACCACCACGTTGTCACATTGTTGAAGATTCCTGAAAATGTCGATGTGTATATGGAAATGGTGGAAAAACACGATATAAGCTGGAGTGCCTTTTATGCAGCAATTTCTGTAATATTTGGTATTACTGGTTTATGGTTTAATAATATCCCTCTGGTGATAGTATCCGGGATCTATCTAATTCTCTCGATAATCCAGCACTTCAAAACCTACAAAGTGTTTAGCTCTGGAAACAGTGAAGAGTAA
- a CDS encoding energy-coupling factor transporter transmembrane component T family protein produces the protein MMYTLYLDRDSFLHKLDPRVKIIGSFLGIIAFILFNSPSLLFVLFLTIVLTLVLIGKIHIREIFTVLKPLIPIAIVAMIIWPFILKPWYFGLFIGAGYGIRLLSVALLTLGLIMTTSQKDLVLGFIRMGMPYEIGLTLTIALRYIPTLYMLTQTIMDAQKSRGLELEKGNFFQRARNTVPVLIPLIVASIKTAHELSIALESRAFGASKRRTFLYDIKMEMKDYISFGVLIVLFLFALYVRYYLEIGYVKLF, from the coding sequence ATGATGTACACTCTTTACTTGGATAGAGATTCTTTTCTTCATAAACTGGATCCTAGGGTTAAGATAATTGGTTCTTTCCTTGGAATAATCGCTTTCATATTGTTTAACTCTCCAAGTCTGTTGTTTGTGTTGTTTTTAACGATTGTCTTGACTCTTGTTCTAATTGGGAAGATTCATATTAGAGAAATATTCACTGTTTTGAAGCCTCTCATCCCTATAGCAATAGTTGCCATGATCATATGGCCTTTTATCTTAAAGCCTTGGTATTTTGGTCTTTTTATAGGGGCTGGATATGGTATTAGGTTACTTTCAGTGGCTCTTCTTACCTTGGGCCTTATAATGACAACCTCACAAAAGGACCTTGTACTGGGCTTTATTAGAATGGGAATGCCTTATGAGATTGGCCTAACGCTTACAATAGCTCTCCGATATATCCCCACACTCTACATGCTTACCCAGACAATAATGGATGCTCAAAAATCGAGGGGCCTGGAACTGGAGAAGGGTAACTTCTTCCAAAGGGCCAGAAACACAGTACCGGTGCTCATCCCATTGATAGTTGCGTCAATAAAAACGGCTCATGAGCTCAGTATAGCCTTGGAAAGCAGAGCTTTTGGTGCCAGTAAACGGAGGACTTTTCTTTACGACATCAAAATGGAGATGAAAGATTATATATCTTTTGGAGTTCTTATTGTACTCTTTCTTTTCGCACTTTATGTGAGGTATTACCTTGAAATAGGCTATGTCAAACTGTTTTAG
- a CDS encoding energy-coupling factor ABC transporter ATP-binding protein, which yields MIEVKNLWHVYNGKKAAIRGVDLTIGNEIVALVGPNGSGKTTLAKHLNGLLKPTKGNVVVDGMDTREYSVAELARVVGYVFQNPENMFFEENVFKEVSFGPKNLGLSEDEVEARVRWALKETNLGGYEDRSPYSLSGGEKQRLAIACILAMKPKYIILDEPTTGLDEKNAEAIKSIIRKLYSDGHGILLITHEMDLVLELAERVVLLYKGKKLFDGAVKEFFALDLRAYDLDKPKLLHISEKLGMGFLRDINEFINTLRMIP from the coding sequence ATGATCGAAGTAAAGAATCTCTGGCACGTTTACAATGGAAAAAAAGCAGCCATTAGAGGGGTAGACCTTACTATTGGAAATGAAATAGTTGCATTAGTAGGGCCCAATGGTTCGGGAAAAACTACTCTAGCAAAACACCTTAACGGTCTTTTAAAACCCACAAAGGGCAATGTTGTTGTTGATGGAATGGATACAAGGGAATACAGTGTTGCAGAGCTAGCCAGAGTGGTGGGTTATGTTTTCCAAAATCCTGAGAATATGTTTTTTGAAGAAAATGTTTTCAAGGAAGTATCGTTTGGACCCAAGAACCTGGGTTTATCAGAGGATGAAGTTGAAGCCCGGGTTAGATGGGCACTGAAAGAAACAAATCTTGGGGGTTATGAAGACAGATCCCCCTATTCTCTTAGTGGGGGAGAAAAACAAAGGCTGGCCATTGCATGTATTTTGGCCATGAAACCTAAGTATATTATTTTGGATGAGCCCACTACAGGCCTCGATGAAAAAAATGCGGAGGCTATAAAGAGTATAATTAGGAAACTCTATTCTGATGGCCATGGTATTCTTTTGATAACTCATGAAATGGATCTTGTTCTTGAGCTTGCTGAGAGGGTTGTACTTCTATATAAAGGAAAGAAGCTTTTCGATGGTGCTGTAAAGGAATTTTTTGCCCTTGATTTGAGAGCATATGACTTAGACAAACCTAAACTATTACATATAAGCGAAAAACTGGGTATGGGATTTTTGAGGGATATTAATGAGTTCATAAACACCTTGAGGATGATACCATGA